The Bombus pascuorum chromosome 12, iyBomPasc1.1, whole genome shotgun sequence genome contains the following window.
tcatcgaaataaaaaatggcggcagatttctaaataattatgtacctaaatataatatacatatagtgcAGAATAGATGAATGTTATCAATGTTGTAAGAAAACGTGAAACTCAAATATCTGGAACAGTCGCCGGGCCTTCGTCGTCTTTGGCGAAACTTTTCAAGACGAGAAGGCGAACACTTGAAGATAACATAAATGAAGCCCTCTTCCTTCCTGCATCATGGGCTAGCGAGCCCTAACGGTTTCATGATTCCGACTCTTAAGATTATTCTCATTCATTCTTTATACAATCGTCAACACGGACGAACGTCGAAGAATATCCTACGCGACTTCTGTTATTTCGAATCAACGTAACACTTGAGTAACGATCTTATACTTAACTCGCGTAGTTTTACCttacgatataataaaaaattttcagtataaaaattattgtaattcaTAATGTATCAAtcttaaactttcttttatgtGTCACTTTCATACCGTTGTACCAAAAAAAGTTGAACTGTTGGCTGTTTAATCCTTGAGTTTCCCAAACTCATTGTATTACAtgtagtatatttaaaaaacgtttTGATTATAAAGGTAATTTGATTTCTAGAATCTGAAACATCCGAATTTGGTCAACCTTCTGGAGGTCTTCAGACGGAAACGGAAATTGCACCTAGTCTTCGAATACTGCGAGTACACGCTACTAAACGAGATGGAGAGATATCCAAGCGGGTGTCCAGAAATCACTACGAAGCAGCTTACATGGCAAATTCTTCAGGGCATCGCGTATTGTCATCGACTAGGTTGCGTTCACAGGGATGTGAAAccggaaaatattttaattacagccGATGGCGTAGTGAAATTGTGCGATTTTGGTTTCGCACGAATGCTCAGTCCTGGTGAAAATTACACAGAATACGTCGCAACTAGATGGTATAGAGCGCCCGAACTGCtggtaattttttttacataatataatcatttctttccattaattttttaagattCCATTCTATATGCacttgttattaataattcattatctTTAATCGTTGAAATCTTGTGCGTGACATTAATGATAAATTggttaaaacaaaaaataaaattaatatagataatcCAGCatactaataaaaaaattatatatttttttgattcgtttaaataatgtattttattaattaattcactaATGATATTTATTCGTATTCTGCTTGGATCTTTTTCGTACTTCTAGATTTTATTGacttgtattataataattaaattatttttaattactaagAGAACGTGTTCTTCAACAGGTAGGAGATACTCAATATGGTACACCAGTCGATGTATGGGCAATTGGTTGTGTTTTCGCAGAATTAATACGTGGAGAAGCGTTATGGCCAGGAAAATCAGACGTGGatcaattgtatttaattcgaAGGACTATTGGTGACTTATTACCGAGACACATAGCTATTTTTCagcaaaatgaatttttcgcTGGTATCACTTTACCGACTCCTCAAACCCTCATGCCCCTCGAAACTGCTCTACCTAATAGAGGCAATATAATTCTACAGGtgaatttttacattgcttcctttatcttaaataaacggtttaaatacaaaatttttagtaaattgaTCATAGGAAGATTTAATTGATTCCATTCATTTCATCTAACAGCTTGACTTTCTTAAGAAATGTTTGAACAAAGATCCTGACGAAAGATGGTCTTGTGAACAGCTTCTACAACAttcttattttgaaaattttcatttcaaaatgCCCGAAGTTGAAATGGAGGAATTTGATAAGCTTAAAAAGTATCGAGATCAATCAcgagtatgtacatatatttatattatattatatatatttatatattttataataacaagaATACAATGAATAATGAACcagatagaaaatatacatGACATCTTTCttactacaaaatttatatcaaatactaaaatatacaaCAAGATAATATATTGCATACAAAATAAGTAACAAACATACCCTTACCTATTGTATATCTATTGTATTTTAGAATAGTAATTACAGTCAAATGGTATTACCTCAACTTCCCAAGCCTGGTGCTTCAGTACATAGTCAAAATGAAAATCGGCCGAGAAGCTCCTCCATGCATCATCAGCAGCAGGACTTCGATCATCTGCCTATGATTAAAGGCTGTAATTAAGCTCCTCTGTGATTGTAATATacttatacacatatacatatatatttatttgtctaTTTACTTAAACTTTATAGATTTTCATTATATCAATTAAtgattgttaataaattttatttttgttttgcaCGTTTGTGTTTATAACTTCTGAAGAGATTTTGTTTAACTAGTATGATttccatattatatatatatatatatatatatatatatatatatatattgtatctatattatatatacatattaaaataaaattttgtataaaatgatattattgtataatatttataaggtacatacatattaatagATTGTTCTTCTTGAaagttaattacaaaatacagcCTTTCACATAAGTTTatcttttcttaattttattaatcattatCATCCTATTTCTtatgctataataaatattattatattatatgctgaataaatattattacttcattaaaatagtttaataCCACAGACTTTAGATACTAACaacatttattaaacattataaaagTACGTTATCTCTAATTATGTACTATCTTTCTTCATAATCCGCTGATAGATTGCTACAAAGGGATGTGGACGTTGATCTTCTTCTGGTACTCTACGTTGTATTTTATACCACACAACATGAAGACCAATAATGGCAGCAGTAATCACCCATAACTGATAatccatttttatataatctttCTGTTTACACTTAtgcaaaacagaaaatatccAGCTATATCTCTTATATGTATACTAAACctgatttatattatcttcctgaaaaacatatatataaaagatatcttttgcaaataagatatatttcataatcacttacaaaattttttatcaatgtgTAATTAATCACAATGTATTTTAATGCTTATAGATTACAATCACGATCTACCGCAATATAATTGTACACACTTGATTGTAATTTACTtgaatataatacataacctaaatatattaaatgtactTAAAATTGATTGGctaatcatattttatatgctCTATCAAAACTTTCcatgaatttcatttcgtactaatttgataattgtcacttatcaattattaattataacactcTGTAGCTGAAAAGTTATGcagttaaaataataaataatagtgtAACTCTCGAATGTCACTAGTCAGCAGCCAATAGTTGCAACCGCAGCAATCAAGTTTTCTTTACATTTACTGCCCTGTCTCGTTGGACAGATTATACAGTATAGGGGAATTTAACGCACCATCTCTGATACAAAAGCGACGCCAAAGCGTCGTTCCACCAATTCTTACAATTCTTACaaagagaacaaaaattaactaactacataaatatgtatacagttagaaaaagaaaacaggttaaactttattttaatgaaaattaaattattgacTTTTTTTGTTgctatttaataattttcaatgcgtaaaatttaaaaatgcaagTCTTAATTATAGAAATCCAGCGGTTCAGAAGTTACGCATATGTaaagttaaacattttttgtcaATAATTAAAGTGTTGATACATAATGTAAATgaactttgttaaaaattgacATATTAACGTAGCCTGTCACATACGTACACTTGTTACAGCCAGCGACTCCACTCATTGGACAAATCTTGGATAGAAGGCAACAATGACGTCAAAATAAACTGTTAAATACGTTTAAAATGCTcaactttatatacgcatAACTTTTGAATCGCTGGATttctaaagataaaaattgcattttcagATTCTACGCATTGAAAACTACTAAATAGCAATAGTTTTATTCCCATTAAAACGAAGTTCagtcagaaaatattttgtaagtgGAAATTTTAGATGGTTTTAGGATAACATAAgtcacatatatatatttcagcaAAAAGCGGGAAATTgttgcaataatatttaatattctttagaCTTTAGATTGATTAGATGAAAGTAATAGTGTCATATGAAAGcttaatgtttattttatatttttatttattgttaattttatgatattatcaatatttcgaatctgaaagaaatattttccgtaagttataatgtatataaatgtaatataatcaTCTGTAATTATGCCtggtgaaaaattaataaatgcgGTACGAAGTACATTTTCGTTATACGGACTTGTACTTTCAAggtatatcaatttttaatgtattacatataatatcatGTAAGTATACcaaatcttaattttatttcttaatttttacgaataaaattttttgttgTCTAGGAAACTTAGCCTTTCACTTGCTAAGGAACTTCTAAATGTAGAAGAAAATGAACGTGAAATGTGGCTGATGCAAGTAATAGAGCAAGTTTTAGCTCAAAATTTAAGTGATACACAGATAACCATTGAAAATTTGAAGCTAGCAATAGAAGAATGTATAAAACCCAATGCATTAAAGGATACAGAAACAATACTAAATGTTATAGATGTATTTGATATACCTAGAATCAAATATGAGTTGTCTGAGAACAAATTTGTTTTGGACACTGTAATACCAAATTTGGTTGCCGAAGCACAATATAAATCCATACTTTTTAAAGATAGATTTGAGTTGCTTTGGTACAGAACTATGAGACATGAATTATTTACTCCTCCAATGCCTggtgaaagaaggaaagattGGATTGAATTAGTACCAATTGAACATCTGTTGAGTGGAAGTAAAGAAGGAAATGTTTATGTTATGGGTCTTCTCTCTCAATTAGTAGAAGGTCAATATTATTTGGAAGACACAGGAGGTACAATAAAAGTTGATTTACAAAAAGCAATATCCTTTTGATGCTCcagatttatataatttatgcaaaaataaatatttataaatgtttcagTATGCTAAATCAATTATCTGTTAATCGCACTTTCcttaatatttgtatacagATTTCAGGATGGTTTGATCATGGAATGCTCTATAGTAATAGCTAATGGAGATTTCAAGGACGGTATTTTACATGTGAAAAATTTAGGTTTTCCACCAGCAGAATCATCTAGTAATGCACGTGTAGATTTCGGTAATACTAACACATTTGGTGGTTTGAGCAAGTTTTCTTTAAAACTTTCTGAAAAACTAAAAACTTATGAAGAAAGTAACAAAGATGGAATGATTGTTTTTGTATCTGAAATGTGGTTGGATGATAAAACTGTTTTAcgcaaatttaaaattatgttgGAAGGATATTCTGAATATCCACCTATAGCTTTTGTATTATGTGGACattttttaagttttcctGCAAAACCGTCAAGCAGGCAAAAATTGATAGAGGGATTAAAAAATCTTGctgatataataatacaatatccAGATATAAACCAAActtccaaatttatttttgtacctGCAACAGATGATATTGGATCACCAAAAATTTTGCCAAAATTGCCACTGCCCAAAAATCTTACAAaagattttagaaaaaatatacctgGAGCAATATTTGCTACTAATCCATGTAGAATTCAGTATTGTACGAAAGAAATTGTGGTACTAAGGGGagatattttaacgaaaatgtGCAGGAATACTCTTTACTTTCCATTTCAAGGGAATATCCACGATCATGTAAGCTTTATTATGTTACTAATTGTTTATGTatgttgtataaaaatacgtaactTCATTTTTGATAAATGTTTCAGTATGCAAAATCAATTATCTCTCAATCTCATTTGACTCCTTTAAGTCTCCCAATGTTACCTATATATTGGAAATACAACCATGCATTACAAATATATCCTACTCCGGATCTCATTGTAACTGCAGACGGATTTGAAGCATATGAAACCACCTATTCTAATTGTCATATAATCAATCCAGGATCATTTTCAAAAAACGACCATTCCTTCAAAGTATACGTTCCAGCGCTAAATTTAGTTGAACATTGTGCTATTCCCAAAGATATGGATGGTGTTTaacaacaaattattattaacgtttgaaaataaataaagtattaacaagtaaaatatttttgtaaattcaataataacagTAATTTACTGTACCTTCTACTCCTCTATAAACAGTTGCATGCCAATTTTATACagtatattttttcacatcACAGCTCTCATAAATCAAGTtcgattattgaaaataatttagtttttattaaataatttaattatgattaaaaataattttattttattcattgaGAATACTGGATAACTTCTTGGTTCATGTTGTTTAGCAAtgcaacgaaataatattgaagAATAACTTAATGACTCTTATGATcgaatatgtttaatattatcaacATAATACACCTCAGGCAAATTTAACACTCTCCTCATTTCGCTTCAGACTGcttaacaaatttgtataTCAGACTTTCTATCTGGGACACAGGAAATAcgcgtttatttaattatttttcttatcgatttatataaatagatacatacaatattaaaCACATGTGTTTCTACCTCTTCGCAATATACATAACAATATTACAGGTACAGACTGGGCCGTGGCATATATCAATTCACTGCGCTGGAAGCATGAGTCAATTACTGGccgtttaattaaacattatatgGATCATAACTTTGTAAAACAACGTACAACATATGAGATGCAATAATAAAACGCGATAGTATGATCtgcaaatattacaatttcgtATTAATAACGAGCTGAACTGCTATCAACAATACCAGCTGTACAGAAGTTAAAGGGAACATGTGTAagttatgtaaatataataattaagacACAATTTCTGTTT
Protein-coding sequences here:
- the LOC132912463 gene encoding cyclin-dependent kinase-like 4 isoform X2 — its product is MRSLRMDKWLQDRKLWLLGSTLPLLPRRSRAPSKAMDRYERLARLGEGSYGVVFQCRDRQTGKLVAVKKFQQTEDDPLIRKIALREIRLLKNLKHPNLVNLLEVFRRKRKLHLVFEYCEYTLLNEMERYPSGCPEITTKQLTWQILQGIAYCHRLGCVHRDVKPENILITADGVVKLCDFGFARMLSPGENYTEYVATRWYRAPELLVGDTQYGTPVDVWAIGCVFAELIRGEALWPGKSDVDQLYLIRRTIGDLLPRHIAIFQQNEFFAGITLPTPQTLMPLETALPNRGNIILQLDFLKKCLNKDPDERWSCEQLLQHSYFENFHFKMPEVEMEEFDKLKKYRDQSRNSNYSQMVLPQLPKPGASVHSQNENRPRSSSMHHQQQDFDHLPMIKGCN
- the LOC132912463 gene encoding cyclin-dependent kinase-like 4 isoform X3 gives rise to the protein MNSILGLLSRAPSKAMDRYERLARLGEGSYGVVFQCRDRQTGKLVAVKKFQQTEDDPLIRKIALREIRLLKNLKHPNLVNLLEVFRRKRKLHLVFEYCEYTLLNEMERYPSGCPEITTKQLTWQILQGIAYCHRLGCVHRDVKPENILITADGVVKLCDFGFARMLSPGENYTEYVATRWYRAPELLVGDTQYGTPVDVWAIGCVFAELIRGEALWPGKSDVDQLYLIRRTIGDLLPRHIAIFQQNEFFAGITLPTPQTLMPLETALPNRGNIILQLDFLKKCLNKDPDERWSCEQLLQHSYFENFHFKMPEVEMEEFDKLKKYRDQSRNSNYSQMVLPQLPKPGASVHSQNENRPRSSSMHHQQQDFDHLPMIKGCN
- the LOC132912463 gene encoding cyclin-dependent kinase-like 4 isoform X1 codes for the protein MRFLHKLVCITRFKGACALISDSNKAKQGSLTLGHWREYSLVRSLYSASMLFAQQFTSLPCLAKYKKSRAPSKAMDRYERLARLGEGSYGVVFQCRDRQTGKLVAVKKFQQTEDDPLIRKIALREIRLLKNLKHPNLVNLLEVFRRKRKLHLVFEYCEYTLLNEMERYPSGCPEITTKQLTWQILQGIAYCHRLGCVHRDVKPENILITADGVVKLCDFGFARMLSPGENYTEYVATRWYRAPELLVGDTQYGTPVDVWAIGCVFAELIRGEALWPGKSDVDQLYLIRRTIGDLLPRHIAIFQQNEFFAGITLPTPQTLMPLETALPNRGNIILQLDFLKKCLNKDPDERWSCEQLLQHSYFENFHFKMPEVEMEEFDKLKKYRDQSRNSNYSQMVLPQLPKPGASVHSQNENRPRSSSMHHQQQDFDHLPMIKGCN
- the LOC132912458 gene encoding DNA polymerase epsilon subunit 2 — protein: MPGEKLINAVRSTFSLYGLVLSRKLSLSLAKELLNVEENEREMWLMQVIEQVLAQNLSDTQITIENLKLAIEECIKPNALKDTETILNVIDVFDIPRIKYELSENKFVLDTVIPNLVAEAQYKSILFKDRFELLWYRTMRHELFTPPMPGERRKDWIELVPIEHLLSGSKEGNVYVMGLLSQLVEGQYYLEDTGGTIKVDLQKARFQDGLIMECSIVIANGDFKDGILHVKNLGFPPAESSSNARVDFGNTNTFGGLSKFSLKLSEKLKTYEESNKDGMIVFVSEMWLDDKTVLRKFKIMLEGYSEYPPIAFVLCGHFLSFPAKPSSRQKLIEGLKNLADIIIQYPDINQTSKFIFVPATDDIGSPKILPKLPLPKNLTKDFRKNIPGAIFATNPCRIQYCTKEIVVLRGDILTKMCRNTLYFPFQGNIHDHYAKSIISQSHLTPLSLPMLPIYWKYNHALQIYPTPDLIVTADGFEAYETTYSNCHIINPGSFSKNDHSFKVYVPALNLVEHCAIPKDMDGV